One Acinetobacter colistiniresistens DNA segment encodes these proteins:
- a CDS encoding primosomal protein N' has product MPIQNSNAILYRIRVAIPVYLYDTFDYTVSAEQYAQAQVGARVAISFGRQNLVGIITEKVDPNQAFTGQFKLKAITELLDEEAILDQQVLTLLTWSAQYYQFPIGEVMQSALPTLLRQGRALDILFHLWKITPHDDPNTLLKRSQKQYDAYQVLKLHPHGTTENVLNLSGVESSTLKALEKKGLVECCLEPHDFTPTPVQLAQVPLTANEDQKKAIQQILKAQHHYQAFLLDGLTGSGKTEVYLQVMYEVLKQGKQVLVLVPEIGLTPQTVARFKSRFHCDVALLHSGLNDSKRLQAWQHAQTGKASIIIGTRSAIYTPLPHLGLIILDEEHDLSYKQQEGFRYHTRDVALYRGHLQNCPVILGSATPSIDSYHLVESGKLQVLELNQRAGVAVLPKIYVVDLKIAKKQHGLSQTLIEQIKHTLERKEQVLIFLNRRGYAPILMCESCGWQANCPHCDAHFTLHSQPYHYLHCHHCGTINRLPDHCPACQKQSLKTIGAGTAKLEEHLQELFPHNDVIRVDRDSTSRVGSWQKIYDRIQQNKPSILLGTQMLAKGHHFPHVTLVAILDIDAGLLSVDPRAPERTAQLIVQVAGRAGRGEHKGSVYLQSLRPDHPMLTTLIEHDYRTVAKQMLTDRKIAMLPPYRYAVLVRVESKDRDYSQQFLADIAQQLREMTGDLVDIWGPIPAPMERKAGRYRAHMVILSADRAKLHFYLRQWWQQVVHLPRQHQLRLSIDVDPQEFS; this is encoded by the coding sequence ATGCCGATCCAGAATTCTAACGCAATCCTTTACCGTATCCGAGTTGCCATACCTGTCTACCTGTATGACACCTTTGACTATACGGTCAGTGCAGAGCAATATGCTCAAGCACAGGTGGGAGCACGCGTTGCCATTTCTTTTGGACGGCAAAACCTCGTGGGAATTATTACCGAAAAGGTTGATCCAAACCAAGCGTTTACAGGGCAGTTCAAACTTAAAGCCATTACCGAACTTCTCGATGAAGAAGCTATTTTAGACCAGCAAGTTTTAACTTTGTTGACATGGTCAGCCCAATATTATCAATTTCCGATTGGGGAGGTGATGCAAAGTGCCTTACCGACCTTATTGAGACAGGGCCGTGCCTTAGATATCCTGTTTCATTTATGGAAGATCACTCCTCATGATGATCCCAATACCTTATTAAAGCGTTCTCAAAAACAATATGATGCTTATCAGGTTTTAAAACTACATCCGCATGGCACCACTGAAAATGTACTCAATCTCAGTGGCGTCGAAAGCTCAACCCTAAAAGCCTTAGAAAAAAAGGGACTGGTTGAATGTTGTCTGGAACCGCATGATTTCACGCCGACCCCTGTGCAACTGGCACAAGTCCCCTTAACTGCGAACGAAGATCAGAAGAAAGCGATTCAACAGATCCTCAAAGCACAGCATCATTATCAGGCCTTCTTACTGGATGGCTTGACGGGTAGTGGTAAAACCGAAGTTTATTTGCAAGTTATGTATGAGGTACTTAAACAAGGCAAACAGGTTCTGGTTCTGGTGCCTGAAATTGGCCTCACCCCGCAAACGGTCGCGCGTTTTAAATCACGTTTTCATTGTGATGTAGCCTTACTACATTCGGGCTTAAATGATTCAAAACGTTTACAGGCATGGCAACATGCACAAACGGGCAAAGCCTCAATTATCATTGGCACTCGTTCTGCGATTTATACCCCACTGCCACATCTAGGCTTAATCATTCTGGATGAAGAGCATGATCTATCCTATAAGCAGCAAGAAGGTTTCCGTTACCATACCCGTGATGTGGCCTTATATCGTGGGCATTTGCAAAACTGTCCCGTGATCCTTGGTTCTGCCACCCCCAGTATCGATAGTTATCATTTAGTGGAGTCAGGCAAGTTACAGGTACTCGAACTGAATCAGCGTGCTGGTGTCGCGGTACTGCCCAAGATATATGTGGTCGACTTAAAAATTGCCAAAAAGCAGCATGGTCTGAGCCAGACTTTAATTGAACAGATCAAGCACACTCTAGAACGTAAAGAACAGGTACTGATCTTTTTAAATCGACGTGGTTATGCCCCCATCCTGATGTGTGAAAGCTGTGGCTGGCAAGCCAATTGCCCGCATTGTGATGCGCATTTTACCTTACATTCGCAGCCCTACCATTATTTGCATTGTCATCATTGCGGCACCATCAATCGTCTTCCCGACCATTGCCCTGCATGCCAGAAACAAAGTCTAAAAACCATCGGTGCAGGAACAGCAAAACTTGAAGAACACTTACAAGAATTATTTCCTCACAATGACGTGATTCGTGTTGATCGTGACAGTACCAGCCGAGTCGGCAGCTGGCAGAAGATTTATGATCGCATTCAGCAAAATAAGCCGAGCATTTTGTTGGGCACGCAAATGCTGGCCAAAGGTCACCATTTCCCACATGTGACGCTTGTTGCGATTCTGGATATAGATGCAGGCCTGCTCAGTGTCGACCCGCGTGCACCTGAACGGACTGCACAGCTGATTGTGCAGGTGGCAGGGCGCGCTGGACGTGGCGAGCATAAAGGCAGTGTCTATTTACAGAGTCTACGTCCTGATCATCCGATGTTGACCACCTTAATCGAGCATGACTACCGTACTGTGGCCAAACAAATGCTGACGGATCGTAAAATCGCCATGCTCCCCCCTTATCGCTATGCAGTTCTGGTTCGGGTCGAATCTAAAGATCGTGACTATAGCCAGCAGTTCCTTGCTGATATAGCCCAACAGTTAAGGGAAATGACAGGCGATTTGGTTGATATCTGGGGGCCAATCCCTGCCCCGATGGAACGCAAAGCAGGACGTTATCGCGCGCATATGGTGATTTTGTCTGCTGATCGAGCAAAGCTGCACTTTTATTTACGGCAATGGTGGCAACAAGTGGTACATTTACCTCGTCAGCACCAACTGAGACTTTCGATTGATGTTGATCCCCAAGAGTTTAGCTAA